ATTGCCTTCCCCTCTTCCATAAATCGGTAAGAGAAACTTCCTCCAGGATGACGTACCGCTTTGCTAAAGGCTTGTATATTTGGGCCGAGAGAAATTGTTTCTCCTTCTTCTATATACTGAAAAGTTTTATTGGCAGTATAGTGATCAAAAGAAACTGGGAAATGGGTGAATACAAATTGGTGCTCGAGTCTTTTTTCAGCATCATTCATACATGAAATAAATTCAAAATGATTACCTGGTAAAAATAGAGGAACAAAAAAAGGAATCCCTTGGATATGATCCCAATGAGTATGCGTCAAGATCCAGTAGGCATGGCCTGTGCCTTTTCCAAATTCGGAAGCCATCATCTGGTTGCCAAGTTCACGGAGCCCTGTTCCCCCATCAATGATGATTAGATTTCCATCTTTATCTCGAATCTCAACACAAGTCGTATTACCACCGTAAGTTGATGAAGAAGAAAAACTTAAAGAATTTAAGAAACTAAGAATACTTTGTTCGTTTTGAATGTCGGTGGGACTTGCCAAAGAAAGAATTTTTTCAATTTTATGTTTAACACTTTCAGGCCGAATGGGTGAACCAATCGATCCGCGGACACCCCAAAACTTGATTTTCATTGTTCTTTTTCTAGAGTCCTTTTTTGAAAAATCAAACGTTTTTTGATTGTATTTGGTTCTTTCAGATGTTGTCTTAACTGAAGTTATGTTTCAGTATGAAATCAATCGAGAAAACGACAAAGCCATAGTCCTCTTAAAAGGGTCCTTGTCCCTTCGAGACACACCAAAACTAAAAGCTGACATCAAATCCTTGATTGATACAGAAGATGTCAAGGAACTCGTATTGGATTTTAAAAACTTAAGTTATTTAGATTCCTCCGGGATCGGAATTCTCCTCCATACCTACAGTTGGACTAAGGAAAAGAAAAAACAAGTCCGTATCATCCATCTTTCAGAGGAAGTAAAAACGATCTTTACCGTAGCCAACCTTCTTGATATTTTCCAACTCAAAGAATCAGACTAAAACTACACCCGGTAGTCCTGGATGGTTTGGATGAGAAAAGAAACAATTCCAGAAAATACATAAAACCCAACCGCACCATACATTACATAAGGCCATTGATAAAATCCGATGGTGAGTAACAAAAGCCCTAATCCCAAAATACTAATCCCTAATTTTTTCCAAGAGAAAAGACCACGGATTGCCACTTGTGGTTTGCTATATCTTAAGGTGGAAACCATAAGAAGTGCAGTGAATACAAAAAATACAACGGCGATCCATACAGGAACTTGTGACACGGAGAATACCAAAGGAAAAATTCCAATCACAACCCCAGCCACTGGAGACGGAAGTCCATTAAATGATTTTGGGTCATGTGCCACATTAAAACGTGCCAACCTGTAAGCTGCGCATATCGGATAAAGTGCCGCAATGAACATTCCTAAGGGAAAATAATCTGGTTTGTCAAAGATATCCAATTTAATATCATAAAAGAACATTTTGTACGATAAAAATCCTGGAGCGATTCCAAAGGTTGTTAAATCGGCAAGGCTATCTAGGTCAGCTCCCAATTCACTTGTACAATTCAATGCACGAGCTGCCATTCCATCAAAACCATCGAATAACGCAGCTAAGATGATAAAGACTCCCGCAAGCGAATAAAGTTCATGGGAATTTGGTTGAGAAGGATTGGTTTCTGCGACAAGAAGCATAGACACAAATCCCAACGTTAAGTTGCCTAAAGTGAGTGTATTCGGAATCCAAGTTAATTTAAGTTTCATATTATTTGTTCAAAGTTTCGTTTTGGGCTTACTTTAAAGTCGAGCCCTACTACAGATTTTTGTTTCCAAAGATAGTATCCAAGACATGCGACCATCGCTCCGTTATCTGTGCAGTAAATTTTTTTGCCAGGATAAAATAGGTCAAACCGAGACCTTTCTTTTTCTTTCTCCAAATTCTCCCGAAGGGTTCCATTGGCGAGAACCCCACCGGCTGCTACCACTGTCCGAATTCCCGTTTTCTGGATCGCTTTGCGAATGTTCCGAGTGACAAGCTCAAAGGCTGTCTTTTGGAAGTAATAAGAAATTTTTTCAACGGGGGGTTCCGTTGCATTTGCCTTCAAAAAATATAAAACAGCTGTCTTTAGG
This genomic stretch from Leptospira meyeri harbors:
- a CDS encoding MBL fold metallo-hydrolase, which translates into the protein MKIKFWGVRGSIGSPIRPESVKHKIEKILSLASPTDIQNEQSILSFLNSLSFSSSSTYGGNTTCVEIRDKDGNLIIIDGGTGLRELGNQMMASEFGKGTGHAYWILTHTHWDHIQGIPFFVPLFLPGNHFEFISCMNDAEKRLEHQFVFTHFPVSFDHYTANKTFQYIEEGETISLGPNIQAFSKAVRHPGGSFSYRFMEEGKAIIFASDAEFNLEEMENIDTYIDYFRDADVLVFDTQYTFEDSLQKIDWGHSSASIATDIALRAKVKKLVMFHHDPSYDDEKLDLVYLRALKYKEMFDPHGKLEIIMAYEGLEIEV
- a CDS encoding STAS domain-containing protein produces the protein MVLSDVVLTEVMFQYEINRENDKAIVLLKGSLSLRDTPKLKADIKSLIDTEDVKELVLDFKNLSYLDSSGIGILLHTYSWTKEKKKQVRIIHLSEEVKTIFTVANLLDIFQLKESD
- a CDS encoding CDP-alcohol phosphatidyltransferase family protein, with the translated sequence MKLKLTWIPNTLTLGNLTLGFVSMLLVAETNPSQPNSHELYSLAGVFIILAALFDGFDGMAARALNCTSELGADLDSLADLTTFGIAPGFLSYKMFFYDIKLDIFDKPDYFPLGMFIAALYPICAAYRLARFNVAHDPKSFNGLPSPVAGVVIGIFPLVFSVSQVPVWIAVVFFVFTALLMVSTLRYSKPQVAIRGLFSWKKLGISILGLGLLLLTIGFYQWPYVMYGAVGFYVFSGIVSFLIQTIQDYRV